A window of the Bdellovibrio svalbardensis genome harbors these coding sequences:
- a CDS encoding DEAD/DEAH box helicase, translated as MLMTVTTTYQLRPYQQEAVNATLKHFREEKTPAVIVLPTGAGKSLVIAELARLAKGRVLVLAHVRELVEQNHAKYMSFGLEAGIYSAGLNRKDANQKVIFGSIQSIARASEDFFESFSLLVIDECHRVSVEGDTQYFQVISKLQKANPELCILGLTATPYRLGLGWIYQFNSHKKMLQTSAERFFKKCIFELSIRYMIKNKFLTPPIKIDSPVACYDFSSLKLNGTSFVTAQVEALLKDQKRITPLIIKNIIEMSEERKGVMIFTSSVNHAIEIMKCLPPYVSALVVGETADEERDEIIEAFKQQKLKYLVNVSVLTTGFDAPHVDVIAILRPTESVSLYQQIIGRGLRLSPGKSDCLILDYTGQGHDLFSPEIGQNKPSSESVMVEVSCPSCGVVNNFWGLVDHDGALVEHFGRKCKGAFEDPVTREVEECGFRFRFKKCDKCGEENDIAARSCGACQNLLVDNDKKLKEAMSLKDAHVMRVESMSFESSYDKKGNARLEVKYYDVDAQALTEYFYLNTTEDCHAFYFNFIRMHNRLPEKKIFVRNVEDVLKNVSLFRKPMFVVARKQKYFWAIREKIFND; from the coding sequence ATGCTTATGACCGTGACCACGACTTATCAACTTCGCCCTTATCAACAGGAAGCCGTCAATGCGACGCTCAAGCACTTTCGGGAAGAGAAAACCCCGGCGGTGATTGTCTTGCCGACAGGTGCGGGAAAGAGCTTGGTCATTGCGGAACTGGCTCGACTTGCCAAAGGGCGTGTTCTGGTTTTGGCCCATGTTCGCGAACTCGTCGAGCAAAATCATGCTAAATATATGTCCTTTGGTCTTGAAGCGGGGATCTATTCGGCGGGCCTGAATCGGAAGGATGCAAATCAAAAAGTTATTTTCGGCAGCATTCAATCAATTGCGCGTGCTTCAGAGGATTTTTTTGAAAGCTTCTCGTTGCTGGTGATTGATGAATGCCATCGCGTTTCCGTCGAGGGTGATACCCAGTATTTTCAAGTGATATCAAAATTGCAGAAGGCCAATCCCGAATTGTGCATTCTCGGTTTGACGGCGACTCCTTATCGCTTGGGACTTGGCTGGATCTATCAATTCAACAGCCATAAGAAGATGTTGCAGACATCGGCAGAGCGGTTTTTTAAGAAGTGCATCTTTGAGTTGTCGATTCGCTATATGATTAAAAATAAGTTCCTCACGCCACCGATAAAAATTGATTCACCGGTGGCCTGTTATGACTTTTCCAGTCTTAAGCTGAACGGCACCAGCTTTGTCACGGCCCAAGTGGAAGCGCTTCTTAAAGATCAAAAACGTATTACGCCGTTGATTATAAAGAACATCATAGAAATGTCGGAAGAGCGTAAGGGTGTGATGATCTTCACCAGTTCCGTCAACCATGCCATTGAAATTATGAAATGCCTGCCGCCCTATGTGTCCGCTTTAGTGGTGGGCGAGACTGCTGATGAAGAGCGAGATGAAATCATTGAAGCTTTTAAACAGCAAAAACTAAAGTACCTGGTGAATGTCTCTGTTTTAACCACGGGTTTTGATGCTCCTCATGTCGATGTCATTGCGATCTTAAGGCCCACAGAATCAGTGAGCTTGTATCAGCAAATTATCGGGCGAGGTCTGCGCCTGAGCCCAGGCAAAAGTGATTGTTTGATTTTGGACTACACAGGACAGGGGCACGACTTGTTTTCACCAGAGATTGGCCAAAACAAACCTAGCAGTGAATCAGTGATGGTCGAAGTCAGCTGCCCTTCCTGTGGTGTGGTTAATAACTTTTGGGGCCTGGTCGATCATGATGGCGCTCTGGTCGAGCATTTTGGCAGAAAATGCAAAGGGGCTTTCGAAGACCCCGTAACTCGGGAAGTGGAAGAGTGTGGTTTTCGTTTTCGCTTTAAAAAATGTGATAAATGCGGCGAGGAAAATGATATCGCAGCCAGAAGCTGTGGTGCCTGCCAGAATTTACTGGTCGACAACGATAAGAAGCTAAAAGAGGCGATGTCACTGAAAGACGCCCACGTCATGCGGGTGGAATCTATGAGCTTTGAAAGTAGCTACGATAAAAAGGGCAACGCTCGTTTGGAAGTGAAATATTATGATGTCGATGCTCAAGCTTTAACAGAGTACTTCTATTTAAACACCACGGAAGACTGCCATGCTTTCTATTTCAACTTCATCCGTATGCACAATCGCCTTCCTGAGAAAAAGATCTTTGTTCGCAATGTTGAG
- a CDS encoding DEAD/DEAH box helicase produces MKFQTSTLHIGKFQDLAIAPVLMAALEKMKITKPTAIQSQALPVSLQGSDVIAIAQTGSGKTLAYALSLLTTLNKKPQSRALVLAPSREMAQQIYKVFLELCAEMPVSVCLAIGGTTGSKQSNQLKKNPRLIIATPGRMNDHLATNKLLLQGVEIVVIDEADRMLDMGFAPQLKSIQNTLRGPRQTLMFSASFGHNVEAIAQLFLHPKAFMIRSEKAEAPVSSLSQKVLFLDRKMKLDRLLDELNATKNGVIVFTGSQDSCEEVGNYLKEYGFSTDLIHGGLTQGQRNRVVREFREGEIRILVATDLLARGLDIPHVEHVVNFDLPFQAEDFLHRIGRTARAGRRGTAITFVTPSDTRMYHKIKPYLQGAKEEKVDPQFSFIDRSKKFESKKRPSSKRKR; encoded by the coding sequence ATGAAGTTCCAAACCTCAACTTTGCATATCGGTAAATTTCAAGACCTGGCCATCGCTCCCGTTTTGATGGCTGCTCTTGAAAAAATGAAGATCACCAAACCCACGGCAATTCAAAGCCAAGCCCTTCCCGTCAGCCTTCAAGGCTCGGATGTCATCGCCATTGCGCAAACAGGCAGCGGCAAAACTCTGGCTTATGCTCTTTCTCTTTTGACGACTTTGAATAAAAAACCCCAGTCACGGGCTTTGGTTTTGGCACCTAGCCGCGAGATGGCCCAACAGATCTATAAGGTCTTCTTGGAACTTTGTGCGGAAATGCCCGTTTCAGTGTGTTTGGCCATTGGTGGGACGACAGGTTCAAAGCAAAGCAATCAGTTGAAGAAGAATCCACGTCTTATCATCGCGACCCCGGGACGAATGAACGATCATCTGGCAACCAACAAACTGTTGTTGCAAGGTGTGGAGATCGTCGTGATCGACGAAGCCGACCGCATGCTGGATATGGGCTTTGCACCACAGCTGAAGAGCATCCAGAACACTTTGCGCGGCCCACGTCAGACTTTGATGTTCTCGGCAAGCTTCGGCCATAACGTTGAGGCGATCGCGCAACTGTTCCTGCATCCCAAAGCCTTCATGATTCGCTCAGAAAAGGCCGAGGCTCCTGTTTCGAGCCTGTCTCAAAAGGTTCTATTCCTCGACAGAAAAATGAAGCTTGATCGTTTGCTGGATGAACTCAATGCCACTAAAAATGGAGTGATTGTTTTTACTGGCAGCCAGGACAGCTGTGAAGAAGTCGGAAACTATTTAAAAGAATATGGTTTTTCAACTGACTTGATTCATGGAGGTCTTACTCAAGGACAAAGAAATCGCGTGGTGCGTGAATTCCGAGAGGGGGAGATTCGCATTTTGGTCGCCACTGATTTGCTAGCGCGCGGCCTGGATATTCCCCATGTCGAGCACGTAGTGAATTTTGATTTGCCATTCCAAGCAGAAGACTTCCTTCATCGTATTGGCAGAACAGCTCGCGCCGGCCGTCGGGGAACGGCGATCACCTTTGTCACTCCTTCGGATACGCGCATGTACCATAAGATCAAACCCTATTTGCAAGGTGCCAAAGAGGAAAAAGTAGATCCGCAATTTAGTTTTATTGATCGTTCAAAGAAATTCGAGTCAAAGAAGAGACCATCTTCTAAAAGAAAACGGTGA
- a CDS encoding FKBP-type peptidyl-prolyl cis-trans isomerase yields the protein MNPQVISFNCILKDKTGKIISTTFNREVMTSIEGGGAMLSGLAEGLQNLKQGEKRLLHLPAEKAYGFYDPQKVILFPRSKLPKGSLLRVGETIIIVSKKGFKRSYRVLEIHSNFVSLDGNHPLAGQDLIFEIETISAREATPEEISESTNVLSTQYLN from the coding sequence ATGAATCCTCAGGTTATTTCCTTTAATTGTATTCTGAAAGACAAAACCGGCAAAATTATCAGTACCACCTTTAACCGTGAAGTCATGACCTCTATTGAGGGAGGTGGCGCGATGTTAAGTGGTTTAGCCGAAGGCCTGCAAAATCTAAAGCAAGGCGAAAAAAGACTTTTACATCTTCCTGCTGAAAAAGCTTATGGATTCTATGATCCACAAAAGGTGATTTTATTTCCGCGTTCGAAGCTTCCAAAAGGCTCTTTGTTGCGAGTGGGTGAAACGATCATTATCGTTTCCAAAAAAGGCTTTAAGCGAAGCTATCGAGTTTTGGAAATTCACTCTAATTTTGTGAGCTTGGATGGAAATCACCCCTTGGCTGGGCAGGACTTAATCTTTGAGATTGAAACGATCTCAGCGCGTGAAGCGACACCTGAAGAAATCAGTGAGTCGACCAATGTGCTCTCTACCCAGTATTTAAATTAA
- a CDS encoding RNA recognition motif domain-containing protein, with protein MGKKLYVGNLSFNVDSNQLAGVFSDFGTVDSANVITDRDTGRSKGFAFVEMSQDGEALAALEKLNGSDLEGRAMNVSEAKPQAPREGSRGRFSSRSSY; from the coding sequence ATGGGAAAAAAATTATACGTCGGCAACCTTTCATTCAATGTCGATTCTAATCAACTGGCGGGAGTATTCTCTGATTTCGGTACGGTGGATTCTGCAAATGTTATTACAGACCGCGATACAGGTCGCAGCAAAGGTTTTGCCTTTGTTGAGATGTCTCAAGACGGTGAAGCGCTAGCTGCACTTGAAAAGCTAAACGGATCTGATCTAGAAGGTCGTGCAATGAATGTTTCAGAAGCAAAACCGCAGGCTCCACGTGAAGGTTCACGCGGAAGATTCAGTTCTCGCAGCTCTTACTAG
- a CDS encoding 16S rRNA (guanine(527)-N(7))-methyltransferase RsmG: MQFENRIPLILELGFREEALPQLKAYIDLLWAANEELNLFSRQMKFEELIDNHLIDCLLPLKKFPAGVKAAADFGSGGGLPGVLYAIQFPHVKYHLYEKSKKKQDFLNRCKTIAPNLFIHGEIPLNLQDIDVVTARAFKPVDVILDISRHYYNKGGKYFLLKGRREKIDEEVLLARKKFKELEVTIEPLTSPILEVERHLVLI, from the coding sequence ATGCAGTTTGAGAACAGAATCCCACTTATTTTAGAACTGGGCTTCCGTGAGGAAGCTTTGCCGCAATTAAAGGCCTATATCGACCTTCTTTGGGCTGCCAACGAAGAGTTGAATTTATTCAGTCGTCAGATGAAATTTGAAGAACTGATCGACAATCACCTGATCGATTGCCTGTTGCCTCTAAAAAAATTCCCAGCCGGCGTTAAAGCGGCGGCAGATTTTGGTTCTGGCGGCGGCCTACCCGGCGTTTTGTACGCTATCCAGTTTCCCCACGTGAAGTATCATCTTTATGAAAAAAGCAAAAAGAAGCAGGACTTCTTAAATCGCTGCAAGACCATTGCTCCGAATCTTTTCATTCACGGAGAAATCCCACTGAATCTTCAGGACATTGACGTTGTCACTGCCCGCGCTTTTAAACCCGTAGACGTAATCTTGGATATCAGTCGCCACTACTACAACAAGGGTGGAAAGTACTTCCTTTTAAAGGGTCGTCGCGAAAAGATTGATGAAGAGGTTTTGTTAGCACGCAAGAAGTTCAAAGAACTTGAAGTTACGATTGAGCCACTGACTTCACCCATTCTTGAAGTTGAACGTCATCTTGTTTTAATCTAG
- a CDS encoding cysteine hydrolase family protein, with the protein MNTALLVIDLQVCYLELNFSPEERERIVRVTNHNIAEAHRQGWTVIYIKHYFDSFFAKMFFKIFFKGAGVRGTAKSVFDPRINIINQNLFEKNTEDTFKSTNLDAFLKEHQIDELYITGLDGTACVNATSWGALQRNYKVNLIEDSIISVSPKRWKSLLSKLQKQENCKLLPTLR; encoded by the coding sequence ATGAATACAGCACTCTTAGTAATTGATCTTCAAGTGTGTTATCTCGAGCTCAACTTCTCTCCTGAAGAACGGGAGAGAATCGTTCGCGTCACCAACCATAATATCGCCGAAGCTCATCGCCAGGGCTGGACAGTAATCTATATTAAGCATTACTTCGACAGTTTCTTTGCGAAGATGTTCTTCAAAATATTCTTTAAAGGGGCGGGAGTACGTGGAACCGCAAAGTCCGTCTTCGACCCTCGCATCAACATCATTAATCAAAATCTTTTCGAGAAAAATACCGAAGACACTTTCAAGTCGACAAATCTTGATGCCTTCCTAAAAGAGCATCAAATTGACGAACTCTATATCACGGGACTTGATGGCACCGCTTGCGTCAATGCCACTTCGTGGGGAGCTTTGCAAAGAAACTACAAAGTGAACTTGATTGAGGACTCCATCATCAGTGTTTCACCAAAACGATGGAAAAGCTTGCTGTCCAAGTTGCAAAAACAAGAAAACTGCAAACTTTTGCCAACCCTACGCTAG
- a CDS encoding glutathione S-transferase family protein, with protein sequence MQHIDLYCMANQDRSDRVRWLLEELGVPYKDHYLKKKHGHLNTTEYRDLNPMGRVPTIRDHGVVIHESAAICLYLADKFQDRGLAPKIDSPERGLYLQWMVWSVGSLECVIARMFTHVRTEEEKKATHEFVKEQCEILKLALIPVLSKHDYILQSGFSAADIMLAAIIPGAWDYLVEPNPVIKKYMERLMQRPAAVRAKVFEVPDMH encoded by the coding sequence ATGCAACACATCGATTTATACTGTATGGCGAATCAAGATCGCAGTGACCGAGTTCGTTGGCTTCTTGAAGAGCTGGGCGTGCCCTATAAGGATCACTATCTAAAAAAGAAACACGGTCATCTTAATACAACGGAATATCGTGATCTCAATCCCATGGGACGTGTTCCAACTATCAGAGATCATGGCGTTGTCATTCATGAATCAGCGGCTATCTGTCTTTATTTGGCAGATAAATTTCAAGATCGCGGATTGGCTCCGAAAATTGATTCCCCAGAACGTGGCTTATACCTGCAGTGGATGGTGTGGTCCGTTGGAAGTTTGGAATGTGTGATTGCGCGAATGTTTACACATGTCAGAACTGAAGAGGAAAAAAAAGCAACTCATGAATTCGTGAAAGAGCAGTGTGAGATTCTCAAATTGGCTCTAATTCCGGTTCTGAGCAAACATGACTATATTTTGCAGAGTGGATTTTCCGCAGCCGACATTATGCTGGCAGCAATTATTCCAGGGGCTTGGGATTATTTGGTTGAGCCGAATCCGGTGATTAAGAAATATATGGAAAGACTGATGCAAAGACCCGCCGCAGTTCGTGCAAAAGTCTTTGAAGTTCCAGATATGCACTAG
- a CDS encoding NAD(P)H-quinone oxidoreductase: MKCINMEKPGGPEVLQIQERETPKPAAGEVLLEVYAAGINRPDCFQRMGSYPPPPGASDILGLEVSGKVIACGDGVQRWKVGDSVCALLAGGGYAQYAVAPEGQCLPLPKDFDFVHAAALPETFFTVWTNVFEDGRLQNGESILIHGGAGGIGTTAIQMASALGARVFTTVGKKESVSICEELGAERVILYKEEDFVSVVKEATQNGGVDVILDMVGGDYFTRNVEALANQGRLVQIATLQGAKVELDLRKMMAKRLTLTGSTLRARAISEKTRIAQALEKNVWPLLNQGKMKPVIFKTLPLEKAAEAHALMESSQHTGKIVLKVKD, encoded by the coding sequence ATGAAGTGCATCAACATGGAAAAACCGGGCGGTCCTGAAGTTCTGCAAATTCAGGAAAGAGAAACTCCGAAACCCGCAGCGGGTGAGGTTTTGCTGGAAGTTTATGCGGCGGGAATCAATCGTCCTGATTGCTTCCAAAGAATGGGAAGCTATCCACCACCTCCAGGTGCCTCCGATATTTTGGGTCTAGAAGTATCAGGAAAGGTTATTGCGTGTGGCGATGGGGTCCAGCGTTGGAAAGTTGGAGACTCGGTCTGTGCTTTACTTGCTGGCGGCGGATATGCGCAGTATGCGGTTGCACCCGAAGGTCAATGTCTGCCACTGCCAAAAGATTTCGATTTTGTTCATGCTGCTGCTTTGCCTGAAACTTTTTTTACCGTTTGGACAAATGTCTTTGAAGATGGGCGTTTGCAAAATGGCGAAAGCATTTTAATTCATGGTGGGGCTGGCGGTATCGGAACCACAGCGATACAGATGGCCAGTGCGTTGGGGGCGCGAGTCTTTACAACTGTCGGGAAAAAAGAATCTGTTTCCATTTGCGAAGAATTGGGCGCAGAGCGCGTGATACTGTATAAGGAAGAGGATTTTGTTTCTGTGGTAAAAGAGGCTACGCAAAATGGTGGTGTTGATGTTATTCTCGACATGGTTGGTGGCGATTATTTCACACGCAATGTTGAAGCATTGGCAAATCAAGGTCGCTTGGTGCAAATTGCAACTCTGCAGGGCGCAAAAGTAGAGTTGGATCTTCGCAAAATGATGGCGAAGCGCCTGACCTTAACTGGATCTACATTGAGAGCTCGTGCTATTTCAGAGAAAACAAGAATTGCCCAGGCACTCGAAAAAAATGTTTGGCCATTGCTTAACCAGGGTAAAATGAAACCAGTGATCTTTAAGACATTGCCACTTGAGAAAGCGGCGGAAGCTCATGCTCTTATGGAGTCGAGCCAACATACTGGAAAGATTGTTCTTAAGGTGAAGGACTAG